From Thermoflavifilum aggregans, a single genomic window includes:
- a CDS encoding STAS domain-containing protein — protein MFKIDTREKYRTIRVEKDRFDANLTAEITTALQNADGMLQGNLIWDLSEVKQIDEDSLSILEIIYESCYASGYSCCIVCGRSPICNTLKKRNRDWNLVPTLSEAVDLIGLEEMERLLQQSSTEGQEEGETEKLS, from the coding sequence ATGTTCAAAATCGATACCAGAGAAAAATACCGGACAATACGCGTGGAAAAGGATCGGTTTGATGCTAATTTGACAGCCGAAATTACAACTGCATTACAAAATGCTGACGGAATGTTGCAGGGCAATCTCATCTGGGATTTGAGTGAAGTGAAGCAGATTGATGAAGATAGTTTGTCCATTCTGGAAATTATTTATGAATCTTGTTATGCCAGCGGATATTCCTGTTGTATTGTTTGCGGGCGTTCACCCATTTGCAACACCCTCAAAAAAAGGAATCGCGACTGGAATCTGGTACCTACATTGAGTGAAGCCGTTGATCTCATTGGCCTGGAAGAGATGGAAAGGCTCCTGCAGCAATCTTCCACAGAAGGCCAGGAAGAAGGTGAAACTGAGAAATTGTCATGA
- a CDS encoding ribonuclease Z, producing MPFAVTILGNNSAIPSHERFPTAQVVTYEDELFLIDCGEGTQMQLARYKIRRNKIHHIFISHLHGDHYFGLIGLINSFNLLQRTEPLHLYAPAELESIIWRQLECAATTLHFTLHFHPLQVPGFQLIADLPHLRISCFPTKHRILCFGFLFEEKPRHRKVIPEKAREAGVPLNFYKNLQQGEDYVSATGKIIPNEELTLPPPQPRKYAYCADTLYDEGLIPYIAGCDLVYHETTYLQQDLHRAIERFHSTTLQAATLARKALQDKGKLLIGHFSSRYERLEDFENECRSIFPETYLALQGATYFVGTPWKARM from the coding sequence ATGCCTTTTGCAGTAACCATCCTCGGTAATAATTCGGCCATTCCTTCCCATGAGCGATTTCCCACCGCGCAGGTTGTAACATATGAAGATGAGCTTTTCCTGATCGACTGCGGCGAAGGCACCCAAATGCAGCTGGCGAGATACAAAATCAGGAGAAACAAGATTCATCACATTTTCATCAGCCATTTGCATGGAGATCATTATTTCGGGCTCATCGGTTTAATTAACAGCTTTAACCTGCTGCAACGCACCGAACCTCTGCACCTGTATGCCCCGGCTGAGCTGGAATCCATCATCTGGCGCCAGCTGGAATGTGCAGCCACCACCTTGCATTTCACGCTACATTTTCATCCGCTGCAGGTGCCCGGATTTCAGCTGATTGCTGATTTACCCCATCTGCGCATCAGCTGTTTCCCAACAAAACACAGGATTTTATGTTTCGGATTTTTATTTGAAGAAAAGCCCCGCCATCGGAAAGTGATTCCCGAAAAAGCCCGGGAAGCAGGTGTTCCTTTGAACTTCTACAAAAACCTGCAACAAGGAGAAGATTACGTATCGGCCACCGGCAAAATCATTCCCAATGAGGAACTTACCTTACCTCCGCCGCAACCCAGGAAATATGCCTACTGTGCGGATACCTTGTATGATGAAGGATTGATTCCCTACATTGCTGGTTGTGATCTGGTTTACCATGAAACCACCTATCTGCAGCAGGATTTACATCGTGCCATTGAACGCTTTCATTCTACCACCCTGCAGGCCGCAACCCTTGCCCGAAAAGCACTTCAGGATAAAGGCAAACTGCTAATCGGCCATTTTTCATCCCGCTATGAACGGCTGGAAGATTTTGAAAACGAATGCAGGAGTATTTTCCCAGAGACCTATCTAGCCCTGCAGGGAGCTACCTATTTCGTGGGCACTCCCTGGAAAGCACGCATGTAA
- the dapA gene encoding 4-hydroxy-tetrahydrodipicolinate synthase — translation MSDIQEMLRGTGVAIVTPFNARLEVDYPALERIIEYVIQGGVNYIVSLGTTGETPTLSAEEKTEIILFTFEKVAGRVPVVVGLGDYHTADVVKRLKTCPLDQAIAVLSVSPYYNKPSQEGLYQHYKAIAEASPKPVIIYNVPGRTGRNVSVQTILRLAELDNIVGVKEASGDLQQCMELAKHKPHDFVLLSGDDALALAQIACGFEGVISVAANCFPREMSELIRFALAERFSEARQLHYRLLDAFQMMFAENNPAGIKAFMAEAGLCENMLRLPLVPVSASLHQQIRDYMRAFQGVPTK, via the coding sequence ATGAGTGATATTCAGGAAATGCTCCGCGGTACGGGAGTAGCTATTGTAACTCCTTTCAATGCACGCCTCGAGGTAGATTATCCTGCATTGGAACGCATTATCGAATATGTGATTCAGGGTGGTGTTAATTACATCGTAAGCCTGGGCACTACCGGTGAAACACCCACCCTCTCCGCAGAAGAAAAAACAGAGATCATTCTTTTTACCTTTGAAAAAGTAGCCGGGCGGGTGCCGGTAGTGGTAGGTCTGGGCGATTATCATACTGCCGATGTAGTCAAGCGATTGAAAACCTGTCCGCTTGATCAGGCTATTGCTGTACTCAGTGTATCGCCTTACTACAATAAACCTTCCCAGGAAGGACTGTATCAGCATTATAAGGCCATTGCAGAAGCTTCTCCCAAACCTGTGATCATCTACAATGTTCCCGGCCGTACCGGCAGAAATGTAAGCGTGCAAACAATATTGCGTTTGGCTGAGCTGGATAATATTGTCGGCGTGAAAGAAGCCTCCGGTGATCTGCAGCAATGCATGGAACTGGCCAAACACAAGCCCCATGATTTTGTGCTGCTTTCCGGTGATGATGCATTGGCCCTGGCACAGATTGCATGCGGATTTGAAGGAGTGATTTCCGTGGCTGCCAATTGTTTTCCGCGGGAAATGAGCGAATTGATACGCTTTGCCCTGGCAGAGCGATTTTCAGAAGCCCGTCAGTTGCATTATCGTTTGCTGGATGCCTTCCAGATGATGTTTGCTGAAAATAATCCGGCCGGTATCAAGGCATTTATGGCAGAAGCAGGTCTTTGTGAGAACATGCTACGGCTGCCGCTGGTGCCGGTGTCGGCATCGCTGCATCAGCAAATCCGCGATTACATGCGTGCTTTCCAGGGAGTGCCCACGAAATAG
- a CDS encoding acetyl-CoA carboxylase carboxyltransferase subunit alpha produces the protein MQFLDFEQPVAELYEQLEKVKQAGEKSKVDVSATVKEIEEKIRQKRLEITQQLTSWQRVQLSRHPNRPYTLAYIEKMCRHFIELHGDRKVKDDKAMVGGFGDIANHTIMFIGHQKGVNTRMRQLRNFGMANPEGYRKALRLMKLAEKFNKPIVTLIDTPGAFPGLEAEERGQAEAIARNLYEMVLLKVPVICIVIGEGASGGALGIGVGDRIYMLENTWYSVISPESCSSILWRSWDYKEQAAEQLKLTAAHMKSFHLIDDIIPEPLGGAHVNPDEMAETLKGWILKAIDELEPIPPEERIRQRIEKFSRMGVFREV, from the coding sequence ATGCAGTTTTTAGACTTTGAACAACCGGTAGCTGAGTTGTATGAACAGCTTGAAAAAGTAAAGCAGGCGGGAGAAAAAAGCAAGGTGGATGTATCGGCTACGGTTAAGGAAATTGAAGAAAAAATCCGGCAGAAACGGCTGGAGATCACCCAGCAGCTCACCAGCTGGCAGCGTGTGCAGCTGAGCCGCCATCCGAACAGGCCTTATACCCTGGCCTACATTGAAAAGATGTGCCGGCATTTCATTGAATTGCATGGCGATCGGAAAGTGAAAGACGATAAGGCCATGGTTGGCGGTTTTGGCGATATTGCCAATCACACCATCATGTTCATCGGCCATCAGAAGGGAGTCAATACCCGCATGCGCCAGCTGCGCAATTTTGGCATGGCCAATCCGGAAGGTTACCGGAAGGCTTTGCGGCTGATGAAACTGGCCGAAAAATTTAACAAACCTATTGTTACGTTAATCGATACTCCGGGAGCTTTCCCCGGATTGGAAGCTGAAGAACGCGGACAGGCCGAAGCTATTGCCCGCAATCTTTATGAAATGGTATTGCTGAAAGTGCCGGTCATCTGCATCGTGATCGGAGAAGGTGCTTCAGGCGGAGCTTTGGGTATTGGTGTGGGCGATCGGATTTATATGCTGGAAAATACCTGGTATAGTGTGATTTCGCCGGAATCATGTTCGTCCATCCTGTGGCGCAGCTGGGATTACAAGGAACAGGCCGCTGAACAGCTCAAACTAACCGCAGCCCACATGAAATCTTTTCATTTGATTGACGATATCATCCCCGAACCCTTGGGCGGCGCTCACGTCAATCCAGATGAAATGGCTGAAACACTCAAAGGATGGATTCTGAAGGCTATTGATGAACTGGAACCGATTCCACCAGAAGAACGCATCCGCCAACGGATTGAGAAATTTTCCCGGATGGGAGTGTTCAGAGAAGTGTAA
- a CDS encoding pyridoxal-phosphate dependent enzyme: MAYYQNILETIGHTPLVKLNRVTAELPCTVLAKVEFFNPGHSIKDRMAVKMIEDAEKAGLLRPGGTIIEGTSGNTGMGLAMAAIVKGYKCIFTITDKQSKEKIDILKALGAEVIVCPTNVEPDDPRSYYSVAKRLAKEIPNSIYIDQYNNLSNRQAHYETTGPEIWEQTEGKITHLVVGAGTGGTITGTGMFLKEKNPNIQVWAIDTYGSLLKKYHDTGEIDMNEVYPYITEGIGEDFVPANYDMSVIDHFEKVTDKDGAIMARRITKEEGIFVGYSAGSAVAGLLQLKDRLKPEHLVVVIFHDHGSRYVGKIYNDQWMLERGFLHVKTVKDMLNARVHDRLIAIEAHEPVTHAIELMQHHDIGQLPVMKNGEPIGSLSESGIFNKLLRDPHIRNAKAEEAMEKPFPVVGMDTPIERLSAYINKDNGAVLCKDESGNYHIITKYDIIVALASA, encoded by the coding sequence ATGGCATATTATCAAAATATTCTGGAGACCATTGGCCATACCCCACTGGTAAAACTCAACCGGGTTACAGCTGAATTACCTTGTACCGTGCTGGCAAAGGTGGAGTTTTTTAATCCCGGTCATTCCATCAAAGATCGTATGGCCGTGAAAATGATTGAAGATGCTGAAAAAGCCGGTCTGCTGAGGCCCGGAGGCACCATCATTGAAGGTACTTCCGGCAATACCGGCATGGGATTAGCCATGGCGGCCATCGTAAAAGGATATAAATGCATTTTTACCATTACGGATAAACAATCCAAGGAAAAAATTGATATCCTGAAAGCGCTGGGCGCGGAAGTGATCGTTTGTCCGACCAATGTGGAACCTGATGATCCGCGTTCCTATTATTCAGTAGCCAAACGCCTGGCCAAAGAAATTCCCAACAGTATTTACATTGACCAGTACAACAACCTTTCCAACCGGCAGGCTCATTATGAAACTACCGGACCCGAGATCTGGGAACAAACAGAAGGCAAGATTACACATTTGGTTGTGGGTGCCGGTACAGGTGGCACTATAACCGGTACGGGTATGTTTCTGAAAGAAAAAAATCCGAATATCCAGGTTTGGGCTATTGATACTTATGGTTCATTGCTCAAAAAATATCATGATACCGGTGAAATTGACATGAATGAAGTATATCCTTACATCACTGAAGGGATAGGAGAAGATTTTGTGCCGGCAAATTATGATATGAGTGTGATTGACCATTTCGAAAAAGTAACGGATAAGGATGGAGCCATCATGGCGAGGCGCATTACCAAGGAAGAAGGAATTTTTGTGGGTTATTCAGCTGGCAGTGCGGTGGCTGGTTTGCTTCAGCTCAAGGATCGCCTGAAGCCCGAACACCTGGTGGTGGTCATTTTCCACGATCATGGCAGCCGGTATGTGGGCAAAATTTACAACGATCAATGGATGCTAGAACGCGGATTCCTGCATGTGAAAACCGTGAAGGATATGCTGAATGCACGTGTGCACGACCGGTTGATTGCCATAGAAGCTCATGAGCCGGTTACACATGCCATTGAGCTTATGCAGCATCATGATATCGGGCAATTGCCGGTCATGAAAAACGGCGAACCTATCGGCTCCTTATCCGAAAGTGGCATTTTCAACAAATTATTGCGTGATCCCCATATCCGCAATGCCAAAGCAGAAGAGGCCATGGAAAAGCCTTTTCCGGTTGTAGGGATGGATACTCCCATTGAACGCCTTTCGGCTTATATCAATAAAGACAATGGGGCCGTGCTTTGCAAGGATGAAAGCGGCAATTACCACATCATCACCAAGTATGACATCATTGTAGCACTTGCTAGTGCCTGA
- the bioD gene encoding dethiobiotin synthase yields the protein MAGVLFVTGIGTDVGKTVASALLVKGLQADYWKPVQSGATEGTDAQRIQHWLGSWVKVHPEVYLLQKAVSPHLAAREEGVHIQLQRIYEAFQRIYHPDRWLVIEGAGGLLVPLNEEQTFLDLIRLLQVPVVLVSRQYLGSLNHTLLTMQVLQQANMAVAGWICNGNYESNEEDLEKWLPWPKLAAMEWTEQISAAWFEEQVQHLNIQYLLTFQSSYSG from the coding sequence ATGGCAGGTGTATTGTTTGTAACCGGCATTGGTACCGATGTAGGGAAAACGGTAGCCTCGGCATTGCTGGTGAAAGGCCTGCAGGCCGATTACTGGAAACCCGTGCAATCAGGTGCCACAGAAGGTACGGATGCTCAGCGCATTCAACATTGGCTGGGTTCATGGGTCAAGGTTCATCCGGAAGTATATCTGTTGCAAAAAGCCGTTTCTCCCCATCTCGCCGCGCGGGAAGAAGGCGTACATATCCAGTTGCAAAGGATATACGAAGCTTTTCAGCGTATTTACCATCCCGATCGGTGGCTTGTGATCGAAGGAGCCGGAGGCTTGCTGGTACCTTTAAATGAAGAACAAACCTTTCTGGATTTGATCAGGCTATTGCAGGTACCGGTGGTATTGGTATCACGACAATATCTGGGTAGTTTAAACCACACCTTGCTTACCATGCAGGTATTGCAACAGGCGAATATGGCAGTAGCCGGATGGATTTGTAACGGAAATTATGAAAGCAATGAAGAGGATCTGGAAAAATGGCTGCCCTGGCCCAAACTCGCTGCAATGGAATGGACGGAACAAATAAGTGCAGCATGGTTTGAGGAGCAAGTGCAGCATCTTAACATCCAATATTTATTGACCTTCCAATCTTCATATAGCGGATGA
- the ftcD gene encoding glutamate formimidoyltransferase, which yields MSASAQDQSIIEAVPNFSEGRDQAIIRQITDAMAFDAEGRLREGMRILHVDSGIAANRTVITLAGNPESVTEALFEGIRKATELIDMRKQQGVHPRIGATDVCPLIPLQHISMQQTVQLARKLARRVGEDLQIPVFLYEAARLKEERKRLATIRKGEFEGLGEKIRDASWKPDYGPATPHPTAGAVVIGARPFLIAFNVHLDTPDVQIAKTIAKAIRDSRGSAHSSTSNPSSVRPTGLPGLRAIGWYVEEYGLAQVSMNITDVVGTPLHLAFESVKQKAAEMGVGVKGGEIIGLVPLACLLEAGAFYAQQSGLSADTHDEETLLKLAIEQLGLHQLHPFEPRQKILEYVMQQYPDVFSLKTIPLPLAMDVAPGIYPPEE from the coding sequence ATGAGTGCATCAGCACAAGATCAAAGCATTATTGAAGCTGTACCTAACTTTAGTGAGGGACGCGACCAGGCTATTATCCGGCAGATTACTGATGCTATGGCGTTTGATGCTGAAGGCCGCCTACGCGAAGGCATGAGAATCCTGCACGTGGATAGCGGAATAGCAGCCAACCGGACGGTTATTACATTGGCCGGCAACCCGGAGTCTGTCACAGAAGCCTTGTTTGAGGGTATCCGGAAAGCCACCGAGCTGATTGATATGCGCAAGCAACAGGGCGTGCATCCCCGCATAGGTGCCACGGATGTGTGTCCGCTTATTCCCCTGCAGCATATTTCTATGCAACAAACCGTACAACTGGCCAGAAAGCTGGCCAGGCGTGTAGGCGAAGATCTTCAGATCCCGGTATTTCTCTATGAAGCGGCCAGGCTGAAGGAAGAAAGGAAGCGGCTGGCAACCATTCGGAAAGGGGAATTTGAAGGATTGGGAGAAAAAATACGGGATGCTTCCTGGAAGCCTGATTATGGGCCGGCAACTCCTCATCCCACTGCCGGAGCCGTAGTCATTGGCGCTCGGCCTTTTCTGATTGCTTTTAATGTTCACCTGGATACCCCGGATGTACAGATTGCCAAAACAATAGCCAAAGCCATTCGCGATTCCAGAGGGTCTGCGCATTCTTCAACCAGCAACCCAAGTTCTGTTCGGCCGACGGGTTTGCCTGGCCTGCGTGCCATTGGCTGGTATGTGGAAGAATATGGCCTGGCTCAGGTATCTATGAACATTACCGATGTGGTAGGAACGCCTCTGCATCTTGCTTTTGAATCCGTAAAACAAAAGGCAGCAGAAATGGGTGTTGGCGTAAAAGGTGGCGAAATCATCGGGTTGGTACCTCTGGCCTGCCTGCTCGAAGCCGGTGCATTTTATGCCCAACAGTCGGGACTTTCTGCCGATACTCATGATGAGGAAACTCTCCTGAAACTGGCTATTGAACAATTGGGATTGCATCAACTGCATCCATTCGAACCACGACAAAAAATTCTGGAATATGTGATGCAGCAATATCCGGATGTATTTTCCTTGAAAACCATACCTCTGCCTTTGGCGATGGATGTGGCTCCAGGCATTTATCCGCCGGAAGAATAG
- the lpxK gene encoding tetraacyldisaccharide 4'-kinase, producing the protein MNEERTVQAYHVPWYRWLLWPLAVLYGLGVWLRNRLYDMGLLSAVQFDVPVIAVGNLAMGGTGKTPHVDWLVEMLKVHYEPVILSRGYGRKSKGYVLAQPHTTVDDIGDEPMLLYLHHREVPLAVAEQRVLAIPQLLMDAAEQKAFSDHRFVVVLDDAFQHRSLKPGISILLTTCNQLYVDDRLFPVGYLRDWKTSARRADIVIVTKCPDDLTPAQAQHIRQRIHLLPHQQIFFTGLQYAHPYDFFTGQPVELDKDTEILLIAGIARPEALLQALSKQFTRIHPLFFRDHHVYRENDIRRIDAAFQQLTGARKAIITTEKDAVKLWKFQDDIQQRRWQLLVQPVKIYFLFDQQQACMQYIGQYLSHASAGFFD; encoded by the coding sequence ATGAATGAAGAAAGAACTGTTCAGGCATATCATGTGCCATGGTATCGCTGGTTGCTATGGCCATTGGCCGTACTGTATGGGTTGGGCGTATGGCTGCGCAACCGGCTTTACGATATGGGTCTGTTATCGGCCGTGCAATTTGATGTACCGGTCATAGCTGTAGGTAATCTTGCCATGGGCGGCACAGGCAAGACGCCACACGTAGATTGGCTGGTTGAAATGTTGAAAGTCCACTACGAACCTGTGATCCTGAGCCGGGGTTATGGCCGGAAGTCAAAGGGCTATGTGTTGGCTCAACCACATACCACGGTGGATGATATCGGTGATGAACCGATGTTGTTATACCTGCATCATCGCGAGGTGCCGCTCGCAGTAGCCGAGCAAAGGGTATTGGCTATCCCTCAACTGCTGATGGATGCAGCCGAGCAGAAAGCCTTTTCAGACCATCGTTTTGTGGTTGTGCTTGACGATGCTTTTCAACACCGGAGCCTCAAACCCGGGATTAGTATTTTGCTGACTACCTGCAATCAGTTGTATGTGGACGATCGGCTGTTTCCCGTAGGTTATCTCCGGGATTGGAAAACTTCTGCCCGCCGGGCCGATATCGTGATAGTAACTAAATGTCCGGATGATCTTACTCCTGCGCAGGCTCAGCATATCCGGCAAAGGATACATCTGCTTCCCCATCAGCAGATTTTTTTTACCGGGCTGCAATATGCCCATCCATACGATTTTTTTACCGGTCAACCTGTTGAACTGGATAAAGACACAGAGATTTTGCTGATTGCAGGAATAGCGCGTCCGGAAGCACTTCTGCAGGCGCTCAGTAAACAATTCACCCGTATCCACCCTCTGTTTTTCCGGGATCATCATGTGTACCGGGAAAACGATATCCGCCGCATAGATGCGGCTTTTCAGCAATTAACCGGAGCGCGCAAGGCCATTATCACCACAGAAAAAGATGCCGTTAAACTCTGGAAATTCCAGGACGACATACAGCAACGTCGCTGGCAGCTGCTGGTTCAGCCCGTGAAAATTTATTTCCTGTTTGATCAGCAACAGGCTTGCATGCAATACATTGGGCAATATCTTTCGCATGCATCAGCCGGTTTTTTTGATTGA
- the rnr gene encoding ribonuclease R, whose protein sequence is MSRKKSVKKKKSTAAAGKQYQGIVDMTRSGVAYIMVEGLAKDIRVRQKNLNTAMHGDEVLVKILPQRQKSGRMEGEVLQVVNRKRNEFTGVLQIAGARAFVVPDDEHLPQVLVDAEHLHEAKAGDKVVVKILRWKGAHRLPEGEITQILDPGLTSANDVAMKEILVSHGFPLVFPNEVMQELLHLPDRIPDSEISKRKDVRDILTFTIDPVDARDFDDALSFRMLKNGLFEVGVHIADVSHYVLPGTALDEEAYRRATSVYLPDRVLPMLPEKISNELCSLRPHEDKLCFSVIFQISPKAEIKKYWIGKTVIRSDRRFTYEEVQEIIEANREKEAESFLHASTDEPFVRELMLLHHLAQRLRKERIANGAINFSSAEVRFVLDERAFPIGIVIKESKEAHQLIEEMMLLANRTVAEFASKYRYKQQPIPFPYRVHDQPDEEKLKIFSAFALKFGHRFDLSTPQSIAASFNKMLALVQGRPEQQVLESLGIRTMAKAVYSTENIGHYGLGFDQYCHFTSPIRRYPDLMVHRILQQCLEGKIIPDRELEKKCRHCSEMERHAMEAEREATKYKQVEYMMQHIGEVFDGVISGVAPFGFWVETIDTKCEGMISLQSLASIDEFRYSETEYALIGIHTGRRFRFGDTVTILVAAANLQKRQLDYELVEVLEQPAGPRKRKRKKS, encoded by the coding sequence ATGAGCAGAAAAAAAAGCGTAAAAAAGAAAAAATCAACTGCAGCAGCCGGAAAACAATACCAGGGCATTGTGGATATGACCCGCTCGGGTGTGGCTTATATCATGGTAGAAGGACTGGCAAAAGATATCCGCGTCAGGCAGAAAAACCTCAACACCGCCATGCATGGAGATGAAGTGCTGGTGAAAATTCTTCCCCAACGCCAAAAAAGCGGGCGCATGGAGGGTGAGGTATTGCAGGTCGTCAACCGGAAAAGAAACGAATTTACCGGAGTGTTGCAGATAGCGGGTGCGCGGGCATTTGTGGTACCGGACGATGAACATCTGCCACAAGTACTCGTAGATGCTGAACACCTGCATGAAGCAAAGGCCGGTGATAAAGTAGTGGTTAAAATCCTTCGCTGGAAAGGAGCACATCGCTTGCCCGAAGGAGAAATTACCCAGATTCTGGATCCCGGCCTTACCAGTGCGAATGATGTTGCAATGAAGGAAATTCTGGTGAGCCATGGCTTTCCGCTGGTATTTCCAAACGAGGTCATGCAGGAGTTGCTACATCTGCCAGACCGCATACCTGACTCAGAAATCAGCAAACGCAAAGATGTAAGAGATATTCTCACTTTCACCATTGATCCCGTAGATGCGCGTGACTTTGATGATGCACTTTCCTTTCGTATGTTGAAAAATGGCCTGTTTGAAGTGGGCGTACATATTGCAGATGTAAGTCATTATGTGCTGCCCGGAACAGCTCTTGATGAAGAAGCTTACCGGAGGGCCACTTCCGTATATCTGCCCGATCGGGTGCTGCCCATGCTGCCGGAAAAAATTTCCAACGAATTGTGTTCCCTCAGGCCGCATGAAGACAAACTATGTTTCTCGGTAATCTTTCAGATTTCACCCAAAGCAGAAATAAAAAAATACTGGATCGGAAAAACGGTAATCCGCTCCGACCGGCGTTTTACCTATGAAGAGGTTCAGGAAATCATCGAAGCCAATCGTGAAAAAGAAGCTGAGAGCTTTCTGCACGCATCAACTGACGAGCCTTTTGTAAGGGAATTGATGTTGTTGCATCACCTCGCACAGCGCTTAAGAAAAGAAAGAATTGCCAACGGTGCCATCAACTTCAGTTCGGCTGAAGTACGTTTTGTACTCGACGAGCGAGCTTTCCCCATTGGTATCGTGATCAAAGAAAGCAAGGAAGCGCATCAGCTGATTGAAGAAATGATGTTGCTGGCCAACCGCACCGTGGCTGAGTTTGCCTCCAAATACAGATACAAACAACAACCCATTCCTTTCCCTTATCGCGTGCATGACCAGCCCGATGAAGAAAAACTGAAAATTTTTTCGGCATTTGCATTGAAATTCGGACATCGGTTTGATTTATCCACCCCGCAAAGCATTGCTGCATCGTTCAACAAAATGCTGGCTCTCGTGCAGGGCAGACCTGAACAGCAGGTGCTTGAATCATTGGGCATCCGCACCATGGCCAAAGCCGTGTACAGCACGGAAAACATTGGCCATTACGGATTGGGATTTGATCAGTATTGTCACTTCACTTCTCCCATTCGTCGTTATCCCGATCTGATGGTGCACCGCATCCTGCAGCAATGCCTAGAGGGAAAAATTATTCCCGATCGGGAACTGGAAAAAAAATGCCGGCATTGTTCCGAAATGGAGCGGCATGCCATGGAAGCCGAGCGGGAAGCTACCAAATACAAGCAGGTGGAATACATGATGCAGCATATCGGCGAAGTGTTTGACGGAGTGATTTCCGGTGTGGCGCCCTTTGGCTTCTGGGTTGAAACCATCGACACCAAATGCGAAGGAATGATTAGCCTGCAAAGCCTTGCCAGCATTGACGAATTCCGGTATTCCGAAACGGAATATGCCCTGATTGGCATCCATACTGGCAGAAGATTTCGCTTCGGTGATACGGTTACAATTCTGGTAGCTGCTGCAAATTTGCAAAAGCGGCAGCTGGATTATGAGCTGGTGGAAGTGCTGGAACAACCCGCTGGCCCGCGAAAAAGAAAACGCAAAAAATCCTGA
- a CDS encoding polyprenyl synthetase family protein — translation MHSFRELLEKFEKRFHVQPFPEQPARLYDAARHMLQMQGKRIRPILCLMGNELFDEIVEDAFEAAAAIELFHNFTLIHDDIMDKAPLRRGQITVHEKFGEPTAILAGDVMLVQAYEHLKYISSDILPDILHAFNQAARLVCEGQQLDMEFEASHPSEIPMDAYIEMITLKTSVLLAMSLQIGALIGGAGDRNIHHLYEFGKHLGIAFQIQDDWLDAFGDPQQFGKQQGGDILANKKTFLLVKAYETADSRQREQLDQAFRLSGAEKVKQVLDLFEALHIREWAEAEKQKYTEIALHHLEEIAVISSRKKPLEELVHYLLNRTS, via the coding sequence ATGCACAGCTTTCGTGAGTTACTGGAAAAATTTGAAAAACGCTTTCATGTTCAGCCATTCCCTGAACAGCCGGCCCGGCTTTATGATGCGGCCCGGCATATGTTGCAGATGCAGGGCAAGCGCATCCGCCCGATATTATGCTTAATGGGCAATGAATTGTTCGATGAAATTGTGGAAGATGCTTTTGAAGCAGCAGCAGCAATTGAATTGTTCCACAATTTTACCCTGATTCATGATGATATCATGGATAAGGCTCCGCTGCGAAGAGGACAGATTACCGTACACGAAAAATTTGGAGAACCCACAGCCATACTGGCTGGTGATGTAATGCTGGTGCAGGCTTATGAACACCTGAAATACATTTCATCAGATATTTTACCTGATATTCTACACGCTTTCAATCAGGCTGCACGCCTGGTTTGCGAAGGCCAGCAACTCGATATGGAGTTTGAAGCGAGCCATCCTTCTGAAATTCCCATGGATGCCTATATCGAAATGATTACGCTGAAAACATCCGTACTGCTGGCCATGAGCCTGCAGATCGGCGCCCTGATCGGCGGTGCGGGCGATCGCAACATTCATCATTTGTATGAATTCGGCAAACATCTGGGTATTGCTTTTCAGATTCAGGATGACTGGCTCGATGCTTTTGGTGATCCCCAGCAATTCGGCAAACAACAAGGGGGCGATATTCTTGCCAACAAGAAAACCTTTCTGCTGGTGAAAGCCTACGAAACGGCAGATAGCCGGCAACGCGAACAACTTGATCAGGCTTTCAGGCTGAGCGGAGCAGAAAAAGTGAAACAAGTACTTGACTTGTTTGAAGCCCTGCATATCCGGGAATGGGCTGAGGCTGAAAAACAGAAATACACCGAAATTGCCCTGCATCACCTGGAAGAAATTGCCGTGATTTCATCCCGCAAAAAACCTCTGGAAGAATTAGTTCATTATTTGCTGAACCGAACGTCATAA